The Malus domestica chromosome 10, GDT2T_hap1 genome contains a region encoding:
- the LOC139188524 gene encoding uncharacterized protein → MADSDNTIIKKGDDESFVDPYFLHPSDHPGLILVSKKLTGDNYNTWCRAMEISLGAKNKIGFINGKVNMPSETKQPDAYAAWQRCNNMLLAWIINSIESDFSDSILYLKTAYEVWEDLRERFSQSNAPRIFQLQREIASLTQGQQSVAVYYTKLKSLWDELASYSSSTICTCGAQHETNRLMQFLMGLNESYSAIRGQILLMNPLLSYRQAYSSIIQEEKERELGTGSRSLTEPAAMAVRHQQPSSKKQHQQSQTSSNSRPLLHCSYCDAKYHTVETCWQKNGYPPDHPRHNPNTTHNSKQNGGGSGFSRRSSSAHHVASTPTIKDLQAAVPNLSEKQYADIFSALTSKNDKSQAANEAPQAHAALTSPPPSGPDFEGDD, encoded by the exons ATGGCTGACAGCGACAACACCATTATCAAGAAGGGCGACGACGAGAGTTTTGTCGACCCTTATTTTCTTCATCCTTCAGATCATCCTGGTTTGATTTTAGTCTCCAAAAAATTGACTGGGGACAACTACAACACTTGGTGCCGAGCTATGGAGATTTCTTTAGGTGCCAAGAACAAAATTGGTTTTATTAACGGCAAGGTGAACATGCCATCTGAAACAAAGCAACCCGATGCTTACGCCGCATGGCAGAGGTGCAATAACATGTTACTTGCATGGATCATCAATTCCATTGAATCTGATTTTTCAGATTCAATTCTTTACTTGAAGACAGCCTATGAAGTTTGGGAAGATCTTCGGGAAAGATTTTCTCAAAGCAATGCTCCACGAATTTTTCAGCTTCAAAGAGAGATTGCCTCTCTCACCCAAGGCCAACAATCTGTGGCTGTTTATTACACAAAATTGAAGAGTCTTTGGGATGAGTTAGCATCCTATAGTTCTTCGACAATCTGCACTTGTGGCGCACAACATGAAACCAATAGACTTATGCAGTTCCTCATGGGATTGAATGAGTCTTACAGTGCTATTCGTGGACAAATCCTATTGATGAATCCACTTCTCTCCTACCGACAAGCGTATTCCTCGATCatccaagaagaaaaagaacggGAGTTAGGCACTGGATCCCGCAGTCTAACTGAACCAGCAGCCATGGCGGTTCGCCATCAGCAGCCATCTTCCAAGAAGCAGCACCAACAGTCGCAGACCAGCAGCAACAGTCGACCTCTTCTTCACTGCTCTTACTGCGACGCTAAGTATCATACCGTTGAGACTTGTTGGCAGAAGAATGGTTATCCACCGGATCATCCCCGTCACAATCCCAACACGACACACAACTCCAAACAAAATGGTGGTGGCAGCGGCTTCTCTCGTAGAAGTTCTTCTGCTCATCACGTTGCTTCTACTCCCACCATCAAGGATCTTCAAGCTGCTGTGCCCAACCTGTCCGAGAAGCAATATGCAGACATCTTTTCTGCCTTGACTTCCAAGAATGACAAATCACAAGCTGCGAATGAAGCACCACAAGCCCATGCCGCTCTCACTTCTCCACCACCCTCAG GACCTGATTTCGAAGGTGACGATTAG